One segment of Castanea sativa cultivar Marrone di Chiusa Pesio chromosome 3, ASM4071231v1 DNA contains the following:
- the LOC142628041 gene encoding endoribonuclease Dicer homolog 3a-like, producing the protein MGDFGKIKHQSILTYEARVRVRVRVWDSAIFEKNYENLLDLGSGYLKAVDLGYVSPKLHELLQHFQSFGGAEQVLCLIFVERIVTAKVIERFMKKVTYLSHFTVSYLTGSNTSVDSLPPKKQKETLESFRSGKVNLLLATDVVEEGIHVQNCSCVIRFDLPKTVRSYVQSRGRARQDNSQFVMMLERGNTKQRDQLFDIIRSERSMTDTAMNRDPDAHILKACTTEEVNAYHVEATGASVTADSSVNLIRRYCEKLPGDKYFVPKPKFHISLVEGSYECKMTLHPSAAFQSIVGPSSRNSHLAKQLVCLEACKKLHQMGALDDHLLPSIKELPEKNLIVKSNESTSGAGTTKRMELHGTTCIRALSGTWGEKVDGAIFQAYKFEFLCNIPGELYSGFVLLLETKLDDDVGNIKLELYLVSKKLKSSVSFCGQVHLDAEQMTKAKCFQEFFFNGLFGRLFFGSKSAGTCREFLLKNETRSLWSPSNMYLLLPLETLNTSNPEPCQINWIGINSCISAVEIMKKRSLLGAEHCNGEKGNLSPYKNGSCSTNVIHFAYNMAGTNNLKDMVVLAIHTGKIYSVVEVVNNTSAESPFDGNTDSASSKYMTFSEYFNKK; encoded by the exons ATGGGAGATTTTGGGAAAATAAAACATCAGAGTATTCtcacctatgaagcacgggtgcgggtgcgggtacgggtgtgggactcggcaatttttgaaaaaa ATTATGAAAATCTTCTGGATTTAGGGTCTGGTTATTTAAAAGCAGTAGATTTGGGCTATGTATCTCCTAAACTACATGAACTTCTTCAACATTTCCAATCATTTGG AGGAGCTGAGCAAGTACTGTGTCTCATTTTTGTTGAGAGAATTGTTACAGCTAAGGTAATTGAGAGATTCATGAAGAAAGTTACCTATTTATCGCATTTCACGGTTTCATATTTGACTGGAAGTAACACATCAGTGGACTCGCTGCCGCcaaaaaagcaaaaggaaaCATTGGAGTCATTTCGCTCTGGCAAG GTCAATTTATTACTTGCTACTGATGTAGTTGAGGAGGGAATTCATGTGCAAAACTGCTCTTGTGTGATACGTTTTGACCTCCCCAAGACAGTCCGTAGTTATGTCCAATCTCGGGGACGAGCTCGACAGGATAACTCTCAATTTGTCATGATGTTGGAGAG gggaaacacaaaacaaagggATCAACTGTTTGACATAATCAGGAGTGAGCGTTCAATGACAGATACAGCCATGAATAGAGACCCTGATGCACACATTCTGAAGGCATGTACTACTGAGGAAGTAAATGCATATCATGTGGAAGCAACTGGGGCCTCGGTTACTGCAGATTCTAGTGTCAACCTCATTCGTCGATATTGTGAAAAACTTCCTGGTGACAA GTACTTTGTCCCAAAGCCAAAATTTCATATTTCACTTGTCGAAGGGTCTTATGAGTGTAAAATGACATTACACCCTAGTGCGGCTTTTCAATCCATAGTTGGTCCCTCAAGTAGGAATTCTCATTTAGCAAAACAGCTTGTTTGCTTGGAAGCATGTAAGAAGTTGCATCAAATGGGTGCTTTGGATGATCATCTTCTCCCATCCATCAAAGAACTTCCAGAGAAAAATCTCATTGTAAAAAGCAATGAATCAACTTCGGGTGCAG GAACAACAAAGAGGATGGAGTTACATGGGACCACTTGCATTCGCGCACTATCCGGAACTTGGGGAGAAAAGGTTGATGGAGCCATTTTTCAGGcctataaatttgaatttttatgtaatATTCCTGGAGAGCTTTATTCTGGATTTGTTCTTTTGCTTGAGACAAAGCTTGATGATGATGTGGGAAATATTAAATTGGAGCTTTACTTGGTCTCAAAGAAGCTTAAGTCTTCTGTATCTTTTTGCGGGCAAGTGCATTTGGATGCAGAACAG ATGACAAAAGCAAAGTGCtttcaagaatttttctttaatggttTGTTTGGGAGACTGTTTTTTGGATCTAAATCAGCTGGAACATGCAGAGAATTTTTACTTAAGAATGAAACTAGATCACTATGGAGCCCATCAAACATGTATTTGCTTCTACCTCTCGAAACATTGAACACTTCAAATCCTGAGCCTTGCCAAATAAATTGGATAGGCATCAATTCTTGCATTTCTGCGGtagaaatcatgaaaaaaagATCTTTGTTGGGTGCTGAACATTGTAATGGTGAGAAAGGAAATTTATCACCTTATAAGAATGGTTCATGCAGCACTAATGTTATCCACTTTGCTTATAATATGGCTGGCACAAACAATCTCAAAGATATGGTAGTTTTGGCAATTCACACTGGAAAAATCTACTCTGTTGTTGAGGTTGTGAATAATACTTCTGCTGAGAGTCCTTTTGATGGAAACACTGATAGTGCCTCATCAAAATATATGACATTTTCAGAGTACTTCAACAAAAAGTAG